The following proteins are co-located in the Haliotis asinina isolate JCU_RB_2024 chromosome 13, JCU_Hal_asi_v2, whole genome shotgun sequence genome:
- the LOC137259727 gene encoding uncharacterized protein, translating to MFVKANCFTVLSLLAITCISLVSLLLPGVLKSHYRTQVRQQAQNIYKDKKSIEINKSFSRHFKDEDTKEATKDGYQQPNNVIRYIIYLCDVQIWCGGWADRQRGMVAAYLLANVTGRRFGIQMTHPSDIKLFYVPNIVNWYIRETELQGLSKEFLQWLDNGQGPKLPNDDFNLKHPSDVVFLRTNMDIITLIQKSPQYGHLVPEPFRNPNCGKVFHTIWHLLMKPSLHFEEHIDMFMSKLPSPDELVCAHVRMRRNPTIPNDGPQINSLPSVKHLWVFLSKFQNASRIFIATDSMEVRLSARKYFGAKEIDTNGPVLHVDKQGNKPYAVLGFEMALLDQAVLSRCPVLVVSKGGFSVRAAMMSHLDQELYEFSKGMVTPYIRLKSKVF from the exons ATGTTTGTTAAAGCCAACTGCTTCACGGTTCTGTCTCTCCTTGCAATTACCTGCATCAGTCTTGTGTCGTTGCTGCTTCCAGGAGTTCTGAAGTCACACTACAG GACTCAAGTTCGGCAGCAAGCACAGAACATCTACAAAGACAAGAAAAgcattgaaataaataaatcctTTTCAAGGCATTTCAAGGATGAAGACACCAAGGAGGCCACCAAAGACGGATACCAACAACCCAATAATGTCATACGTTACATCATCTACCTCTGTGACGTACAGATATGGTGTGGGGGGTGGGCAGATAGACAGCGAGGCATGGTAGCTGCATATCTTCTAGCAAATGTAACAGGACGACGGTTTGGCATCCAAATGACACACCCCTCTGATATAAAGCTCTTCTATGTTCCGAATATTGTTAACTGGTACATCCGTGAGACCGAACTTCAGGGATTAAGTAAAGAATTTCTCCAGTGGCTTGACAATGGACAGGGTCCTAAACTGCCTAATGATGACTTCAATTTGAAGCACCCAAGTGATGTTGTATTTTTAAGAACAAATATGGACATTATCACACTGATTCAAAAGAGTCCACAATATGGTCATCTTGTTCCAGAACCGTTCAGAAATCCCAACTGTGGCAAAGTGTTTCACACAATTTGGCATCTTCTCATGAAGCCATCTCTTCATTTCGAGGAACATATCGATATGTTTATGAGTAAATTACCAAGTCCGGATGAATTAGTGTGTGCTCATGTGCGAATGAGGAGAAATCCAACTATTCCAAATGATGGACCTCAGATCAATTCTCTACCCTCAGTCAAACATTTATGGGTCTTTCTATCTAAATTCCAAAACGCAAGTCGTATTTTCATTGCCACTGACTCCATGGAAGTACGATTAAGTGCCAGGAAGTATTTTGGCGCCAAGGAAATTGACACTAATGGACCAGTGCTTCATGTTGACAAACAGGGAAATAAGCCATATGCAGTTTTGGGCTTTGAGATGGCGCTGCTAGACCAGGCTGTTCTCAGTCGCTGTCCGGTTCTCGTTGTTTCTAAAGGTGGCTTCAGTGTCAGGGCTGCCATGATGTCACACCTGGATCAAGAACTGTATGAATTCAGTAAAGGCATGGTCACTCCATATATTCGACTAAAATCCAAGGTGTTTTGA
- the LOC137260382 gene encoding uncharacterized protein yields MDSKKKTKTTNFSSTELDVLISGIEANTVIINSTLTNTVTNNLKKKSWTDITNNDWESKRIKEETKSTNEIYKTLSQNEGKKIKILEDILGQLRLLTSILRECLNLEKVKIEYKQSKDYSLSPIIKFD; encoded by the exons ATGGACTCCAAGAAGAAAACGAAAACAACAAACTTCTCGTCAACAGAATTAGATGTCTTGATTTCTGGCATAGAGGCCAATACTGTCATCATCAATTCAACACTGACCAACACAGTGACAAATAACCTGAAGAAAAAAAGCTGGACGGACATAACAAACAA TGACTGGGAAAGCAAGAGGATCAAAGAAGAGACCA AATCCACAAATGAAATCTACAAAACTCTCTCACAAAATGAAGgaaaaaagataaaaatattGGAGGACATCCTTGGTCAGTTGCGCCTGTTGACATCAATTCTGAGAGAATGCCTCAATCTGGAAAAAGTAAAAATTGAGTACAAACAATCAAAAGATTATTCCCTCTCTCCAATAATCAAATTTGATTGA